From the candidate division KSB1 bacterium genome, the window TGCGTTCGGCAGACTCACCTGCTCAGGTGGGTTGGGGTTTTGCCCTGGGGGCCATCCCCGGGCTCACACCATTCTGGGCCCTGCACAACATCCTCGTGATTCTCCTCATCTGCATCCTCAACGTGAACATCAGCGCCGCTTTCTTAGGATGGGGGCTCTTCAGCCTGTTCGCCTATCTGCTCGACCCTCTCTTCGACCTGCTCGGGTACCAGATCTTGGTCAATATCCCATCGCTCCAACCCCTTTGGACGTGGCTGTACAATGTGCCCATTGCCCCGCTTACGCGTTTCAACAACACGGTGGTGATGGGGAGCTTGGTGGTGGCCTTGGTCATGCTCGTGCCGAACTATGCCTGGTTCCGCTGGTTCGTTAAACGCTTTCGTGAGTCGTGGGGAGACAAGATTGGCAATTGGAAGGTGGCGCGCGCCCTGCGGGGCAGCAGCATTGTCCAGCTCTACCTGAAGATTCGCGATTTCGGAGGATAGCCATGCGCTGGAAGGGCTTTATTCCGTTCCTGGTCCTGGTAGTGGGCGTGGCCGTCGTG encodes:
- a CDS encoding TIGR03546 family protein, encoding MVPLSLVSKVVKVLRSADSPAQVGWGFALGAIPGLTPFWALHNILVILLICILNVNISAAFLGWGLFSLFAYLLDPLFDLLGYQILVNIPSLQPLWTWLYNVPIAPLTRFNNTVVMGSLVVALVMLVPNYAWFRWFVKRFRESWGDKIGNWKVARALRGSSIVQLYLKIRDFGG